Within the Thunnus thynnus chromosome 23, fThuThy2.1, whole genome shotgun sequence genome, the region GACCTATACTGATGCCAAACATGTCAGCCCACCAAACcaaaacaggagacatctggaATGTTGGGAAAGGGGCGAAGTGCCACACACATAGCGCAGAGACGGCCACTAACATTTGGTCAAAGTCCAAGATaagtgaaattgagaaatgtTCCACCCTTCTTTAGGATTTGGGATAGCCAAAGAGTCTGGTAAACAGGATGAAACCTATCacgcaacacaaacacatacacacacacacagcctgtcttCAGTATAAAAAGGCATATCACGTTCTGTAATGGGGGAAGATATCTCTGACTACATTATTAGTAGGGCCGCTATGAATAAAAAGATTCCCCATCTGACACCTGTGTCTCGACCATCTGATTCCTCTATGATCCACCTTTTTCTGCCACAACACTGCCCCAAAGTggtaaaaacagtaaattaataATCAATTTATAAAAAGGTTTCAAAATCTCCCATACATACCTCTTTATAtggttaaaaaaagagaatagcAAATTAAACTGTCAGGAATGTAGCTATCACTGAGGACACTAAGGTCACACCCTTTGTAGTTTTTACAGGAAACTGGAGTTTTTAGCAACCTGGAGGGAGTTATCattctttaattaaaaatgttgacatgGTGGTTTCTTTGTCGGTTGATTTCAGCATTCGTAGACCTAATATGTTTATAAAAGACTTAAATGTTGGGGTCAGATCACTGTGAGAACTTGAACTCATGGCTTCTGTATTTCTAATCCTGATTACAGTCCTGAACTCAGTGTGAgaacatgaaataaattaacaaattcACAACCTTGTTTGGCATCTATAACTGtatcaaatgtgtttaatagCTGGCATTTGATATGTGGACAATTCCACTTGTAATTCTATTGTTTTGTATGATTTCTCCATTTAGCTTACTTGGGTGTATGACATTGCACAAATCCAAATATAATTTTCCCTCTTTTGTCTTCCTGTGTTTGCCTCACATTAATCCcactttcatcattttctctaAGCTTCTAAAATTAACCTAATCTTCTTTGCTCGTCCCATCCCACCCACTCGCCTTGTTGTTCAGGCCCACGCTCATCTCATGTTTTTTGTAGTGTTTTCTAAGTGGAGAATGTCGAGATAAGTGGCATATTACGCTCCAGCAGCAGACACCCTTAGTGACTTCCTGATTATGATGCAGAGAGTGTTGTCTTTGAGATAgcgagtagaggaggaggagatggaggaggaaagggggggggATTATGAGGCTAATTCCTTTATAACTTTTTCCCTCATTAATCTCTGTGGAGGGATACGAGATTCTTTAAATGCTAATGTCCAATAAAGATGTCAGCAATGACATTTTACAGGGGCAGCACAGATGTGAACAAAGTTGACTGCGTTGTTGTGGAAGAACTTTTCCCGCTTTACTCATGGTACTTGTCTCACATGTTAATTGGAAGAATCCTCTCATGGGATTAGACATTAACACGTTATAATCAGCAATGGGCTTCCTTGCTCCTCTTTGTCAAGTCATAAATTCAAACTTTTTGTGCCAAGGTCGAACGCAACACCCCTTTGAGTCCTCAAAAATGACTTTGAGGAGCTAGAAACAAACagataagacacacacaaaaaatgtaaaatctaagTTGTTCAGAGGAATCAAACTTTAATTCAAACACAAGTTGATTCTGTTTAATTTAAGCACAATCAGCTCTATTTACAAGAAGTTAGTGGAGGTCAATGTGGCAACAAGATGAAGAGCCAGCAATGAAATGTGTCCTTACTTGTCATCATATGACTTTCACAGCAAACATTGATGGACAAAAAGGAAATTTTGTATTTCCTTAAAAAGCACCCACTGATCAcctaaaaacaaatgacaaaaaaattacTGGTGTCTCTTCTTTTCTAATACTTTACTTGCAGAGCAAAAATCACTCCTTAGAATCCCTTTATAGAGAATTAATGTCCAAACAGTAGAAAATGAAACTGACTCCATCCTTTGCTTTAAAATCACATCCTTTTCCAAGGACAAATCACTGTGAAAATCCATTCTGAGGGGATATGATCGTTTTCGGCACAGTCATTCTGTTGAGGCTTTTATGCTGACTGAGGCCCTGACACTGCCAAGCTTTTGTCAGCGTCACCACCAGCCAGAGCACCCTTGGGACTTAAATGAGAATGTGACGACACTAAAGGTTTGCATAATATCGATCTCTGTTCTCATAATCTCTGTAGGCAAACTTGGCGTCCTTCTTGCTGTGCGGGATTCGTCCGAACGGCGCGTGGTCGTTGAAACACGTGTCAAAGACCTCGTCGACTATTTTCTCCGCCTCCTCTCGGCTAATTTTCCTCACGGCCAGGATGGAGCGAAGGGCGCGGCCGCGGACGCACTCCTGTCCAAGCAGAAAAGATGAGTTAAGTTTTAGATAGTCGCCAATGTGCTTTAGAGTTACATTATGCCCAGTGAATGTACCTGATGATGCTGCTTCAGGCCAAAGTTGAATCTCGCGACTTCATTGCTAAAGGAACAGTCTCCACTGAGGTTAGCTGCCCGAATCTGAAagaatgacacaaaaaaacttCGGATTATCAAaaatactattactattattattttttatattatttttcagCTCCAATGACCAGTCTAACCTTTAACCAGCCCCTTAAATTTAAGACACATTCCCATTCTTTGAACgtgtgtccaaatttttgactggtactgtttatcataagaaaacatgtcaatcaATGGCAGAAAACTATGGTAGCAAGGTGATTTCATAGAGAAGAGAGATtccataaagaaaaaaaaaaagtttattcaTCCCTGTAACGACAGTTGAATGCAGCAGCTCGCCACCCAGATCAACAGATACACTCACAGTTGAtaggaaagaataaaaaaattatGTTAATCACAAAGCTAAAAACAACGAAGGCTATAAACTTCAAAAACTATATGTAGAATtgttaataaatacattaataaataattataaataccTAAAAACAATCTAAACTGATACAATTTAAACGGATGCTTACTGTAGCATGAAAATGTCACTGATTTCAGTGGAAGTATCAGAGACTGTTGTAACTTATCTGAATTTATTAATGACAACAGTAACAAAACGTCAAAAGTTCACTGACACACATGAACCTGATGAATCAGACACAATAACCAGAATCACCACGGCTTAAATGCAGCCAGTGTTAAACAAGTGGGTGCTCACCTCAGAACAAGCCAGGTGTCTGAAGTTGCTGAACCAGTCCACATGGGCCCGGCAGTGGTCAAAGGCGTGGATGAGCTCATGCGTGACCACTCGGTTCATATGGGACTGCTGGTGGATGTTGTTCTGACACAAAACGATCTGCAAACGAACACGAATCTCATCACTGCTGACCACTGAAGTTCTTCTAATTCAGCACAATCTGCATTAAATTTATTACTGCATATTATTCTTACTTGAGAAGAAGCAGCATCAAAGCCACCGCTGACTGTGCCGTCACAATCTTCACAGGAGAAATGTCGGTCTTTCAACACTTTGCTGCATCAAACGGAGAAAGTAGGTGAGTTTCTAAGTGTCCTAAAAATATCTGGCGAAAATGTAGTACAGTTATATGATTGCATCTGAGTCAAAAGGTAATAGTTATACTGTACATGGTGACTTTTATGTGACAATGGGAATATTTACTAGGACCCAGTGAAATTAGTCGCAGCATGTAGTCGATGCTCCAAACACTAATGATGAAGAGAAGTTTTATTGCattgaatttaaaaagcaatatCATGGCTGTGGCTTGATtcaatcatttcatttgttctcatgcattgttgtttgttggctttcttcttttgtgtttttttgcacaACACACTACATTATGACATACACGGAATCATGtacacaacacaactgatggtctCAAATACATTAAGAAGACAAGAAATTCTACCAGTTAACCTTTGTCAATGCACACCTGTTAATTGAAAACCACTGCAGGTGACgacctcatgaagctggttaagAGAATGCTGatagtgtgcaaagctgtcgTCAAAGCAAACGGTGGCTACTTTGAGGATcttatatatgaaatatattttggtttgtataacacttttttttgtttactaccTAATTCCAAATGTGTTATTTCACAGtgtgatgtcttcagtattgttctgCAGtgtagaaaacagtaaaaatagaaaaacccttgaatgagtaggTGCATCCAACCTTTTGACTGGTCCCAATAAAATTAAACTGTTGTAGTTgttactgctgttgttgttagcaGTAGCTCCAGAAAGCAgcttcaacaaactctgagtctaaccctgaactctgagtcGA harbors:
- the atp23 gene encoding mitochondrial inner membrane protease ATP23 homolog; amino-acid sequence: MDQTKQEEEYGYDLFPERNRGKYKKGSIAESLFTFNNKCQVMLQFAVETSPYAKLLLSAMKSSGCKVLKDRHFSCEDCDGTVSGGFDAASSQIVLCQNNIHQQSHMNRVVTHELIHAFDHCRAHVDWFSNFRHLACSEIRAANLSGDCSFSNEVARFNFGLKQHHQECVRGRALRSILAVRKISREEAEKIVDEVFDTCFNDHAPFGRIPHSKKDAKFAYRDYENRDRYYANL